The genomic stretch GGAACTTCTttcttatacaaataatataaaaatcatcaGTAATATCTTACCCACATGATTTTAAGACCCAAAATGTTACTTCAATTTCCCATTTCATATGGCAAAACGCAGAACAAAAATTATTGAGAGTAATATTTGAATCAATTGTGACAATACATTTCTgcattttacatgtttttatttctgttaacGGAAAGCCTAAAAATGTCGTAGGAGAAATAGGAGAGAGGCCTTATGCATTTCAAAATTCTTGCCCCGTTGGAAAGTTTGTATTTTgctaaatagtaatattaaaactcAACACCAATTTTGCTGTTTTTCTATTCAGAAAACTGATCTGCATTCTATTATTAACTGATCGAAGTCTTTGTTTTTTGGAAAGTTTCAATAGCATTGCAGGCCGTACTATTTGAAGGATACGCCATGTTTTTCTGGGTCGGTTGTTATTAGCCCCGTACAGgtgaggttataatttgttacagAAGAATCGCGGTGGACTTGCAAAAGCTGATCGCATCAGTAAGTCTAACCAACAAACGGTATGTCAAGTTCCCATGACCGCTATCAATTAATTATCGACTGGGTTCAATCATGTATTGCTTTGTTCCTTACATCACGTGTACCACGGTTCTATTGTTCCGATCTGCTGGATGAACAACCGTTATCGCTCTTGGCAACGGGAATAATTGAACAAGAACAATGGCTTTTCTTCCAGTTCGAATTGAATAGTTTAACAtctgtttcattaaatttgattACAAAGGAGGGTTGTTTGGTAGACTATTTGATGGCTTCATTAATTTTACGAAGACTAAATTATTGAATACGGTATCCTTCTAAGATCTATTCCGCcctcttttatttattaacaatcgCTCATACTAGGTTTTAAGGTTAGGAGTATCTCAGATATTATAAACTGTTGATGGATTAGATGTAAAGGCTTAGAAGTTCTCACTAATATTGTGAAAAAACTATTAcacatttgttaataatttaataatcttgaCCAAAGTCAAGCAAAACTGAAACTTCGTGGCCCAAAACGTTAATTGGTTAAGACTAGCTCCACGTTTCTTTCTTTTGTGTAATCGTTCATCACAGTTAATTTTTTCATACACAACACACATTTCTTCATTCCTTTAAGATAACTCTTTTGTTTAAATACCCCATCTATTATTTGACAACCTACAATAATCCAAACTATAACAGATACTTCCTACCCGCCTCTTTGTTAGAACGTCTCCTTGTGGTATCTTATCTTAATGTTTTAACATCAAATCATTTTGGACAACAAATATTAtcatttgttatttgtattaaagaATGTTATTAGTCTTGGGCGATGCAAAATTGAACTAACGATGGTAAAATCTGAACTATACAAACTAATAGTATTTACATTGTGATACATCTTATGCAAAACTGGCAActaaatttagatatttgtatCGAAATAAGAAATCGCACGctgtatttatattcatatttataacaaaaatgtatgttaaacataacatttacaatatttctgGAGGAAGTACATCGACTATATCGTCCATGAAAGTGGTATTATAATACAGCACTCCTTTGTATAAGTGGAATTAAAATTTGTGATTTCTATACAAGAGTATGCACTGTAGCATTGACAGGGCAtactttataaactattaaagttgaacatttatatgtgtattttgtatacattttgtattatttgagcATTAAcaacagtaatttattaaattacaataagtaAAATCAAGTagttgatttaatttcaataaacattgaatcacaaaaagtacttgctccgccgggagcaagtgtgtatatatatactagctgtttcccgcggcttcgcacgcttttcgtaagttttgcccgcgtatgagcatttctggttgaagtaaattatatttccaaccccgatgtagattttaccttgatgtcacgatcaagaaaacatgtcaaaaatgtattgtacatgcataatgtattttattacaaagtggtctaccactcaacctttaagttcaaccaaaaatttagtttagacaattatacatcataacttagcgccttcaaatagtgtttcactgtttaatatacgtatctatctcgtaattgcaggttataatgtgcaggcgctttgaaaacttttcttcattttattcgtttatattcacgacataagcgaataattcagataataactatcctatcttctaagttagactaaattacggatacatgtgaaatttgattgaaattggttcagtcgttttggagtttattggcaacatacatcgtgactcaagatttttatatatataagatatatatatatatatatatataagatatatatatatatatatatatatatataagatatatatatatatatatatatatatatatatattttaagtgacTGGATTTAGTTAACCTAGATATTGGATAATTGTAGACAGTTTGTTAGGGAATTGTATCGATTAAAGTACTTATTTGCATCCCATATACTTAAGGCTGATATTCTATTACTTTTGCAAATAcgaaactttaatttattaattgcaaaaaaataaGCCATATGGTAATCAAAACAACATTTTGTACACTGGACTATTTTCTAAGCAATGTAGTAGACTTTTTGTATATGATTCACACACTGAACGTTACTTTCTGTTAAATTAGCGTCTTCGacgtaaaaacaaattaatagaattaaaatgttcaaaataaactctgtaaatacataataaactaCAGGATACTACAGATAGGTGTTAAAGTATCTTGTGTCTGCCATTACATACCCAATTGGGTAAAATAAATCCGACATAAAGGTGAATTGTTTTAAACTGTAGCTGCACCCCCGAGAGAAATTACAGGTAGCCGGCATTAACCCTATTGGGGTTCCCTCTCCTAGAAAATCCCGTACGCATAGTACGAGTTggtaatctttatattttaccaaGTTAAGAGCTGAAGGCTCACCCTTGTTTTAACAGTTTACATATTTGTAGTTCAAAGGAATGGGTACAGAAGTGTCAGACTTTCCGGTTgtgacaatttaaaaatgtaatatattgtataacataACACCAAGCTGATATACGAGCCAGGTATGTATACTATTAGCTGgtcattgtttcaaaatattaagtcTAGGATCCGAAAGTCAATTGCATCGTCTAAGCTTACAACCTAGTTTTACGTAAAATCAATAGAAGACAAAGGATATTAAATGTAAGCTGATCTATTTTTGAGctcgaaataaaatgttttgccgATATCAAACCATCACGTTTCTCAAATTGTACATGATTGACTTTATACTTCGGTGGTTATTTCCCGTCTCGGAAGAACTCTTAATCTTGATATATAAACGTTATATAGACAGTTTAATGCTTGATAAAATATGGCCATAAAGATAGTAATTTACACAATTTCAAGGCGGaaaaaattctaattctaattttacAATACCATCCCActtatacaaaatgttatgttaaatgcCTATAAAAGGTTTGCTGCAACTTTTCAcctattactttataaaaaaattagtaataagaaGGATGGAAGGAATCCTTAAAAATCCCTTTGAAGGGTTAAGCAAGTCAGGTGGTGAATGGGGTCCATTGTCTCGAGAGGTACAATATTGATGGGGTCGTGAGCAGTTAACCCTTCTTATCTGGTTTATTCCCCAGATTTCTCATAGCTCCCCTCTACTCCAgcaacatatgtcttacttaccTCCCACGCTGGACAATCATCAAGACTCTACCTTTCTGGTCTGAAAACCAACATTGCATAGTTCCTCCGACTTCCCCATCTGTGCCGTATCCCTttcacaaaacacattttaaatttaaatctccataatcttataagaataaaaagtaatgtaatatataaaaacgtatatttGTCAATTGCTGGTGTATTATGTTTTACATgacttacaattttttataaattaactgaaaataatatatcaaaatagaGATTACTTGtactattttaagaattttggtTGTAACATGTTCTTAGATCTGCATATTGCGCATTATATATTCTTTTGtgtataactaatattattgttCTTGTTTGTTATACTTTATTCTTCGTAGTTTTTAATTGGCAATAgatgatttaaaaggataatatcatttcggacattttccatcgttatgtaTCAAAAACATAGGACACTACCCTTCGAGGATTGGAATATGTCCTCTTCTCCGGTTGCAAAAGACCTTAAAACACGAGGTTAAACATACACACagcattaaaaactaaatgttttgacAGTGAACATGCTAAAAGCTAAATTTGTTTACGGAATTATTTTGTCTATTATCCTTACACTGCATTTGAGCGCTTGattctttttatttacaacgcaCTATGGTACTATACTGTAAAtgcgataaataaataaaattgtgtaggaattaaaaaaaactttaaacgtcCAAACAATTTACCTAAAATAGTTTATTGCTATTAGAAATCCtcttacacaaaatttaatacaaattaatgccGATGGacgatttgaaattttaacactATTCCGATCACTTTTATATCTTATAAGATACAAAATtagaacactaagtttcgagaaaAGATATCTATTCCCGTCTTCATGTGTTTAAGAAAGGAACTGAAGTTATAAGCATACACAAAGATGTTAAACACAAACCGATATTTGTCAATGTGTACTCCTGTATTGTGCGGTAACATGGTTTTTAATTTAGCCCGCTGTGGACATTCAGTTATAGCTTGAGTCTAATGCTCAAATTAGAAGTCTACATACAGCATTTTTACCAAACCTTTAAATTAATCATATCAGATAAAACAAACAAGGAAGTACAGATCTGATGATTATAGTATAGAAGACTTTTGTAGGTTATGCTAATTAGCTATTGAGTAGCGTGATACACAGatgaaagaaaactttaaaatttaagattcttCTAGATAGCAAATACTTATTGAGCAAACCTCTATTTCAtatgtttgatttaaatgtaaataatacaaacgtGATGTGCTTTACgaattgaatatatttctaattgAACCTGGCTACGTATTACAGTGTTGTGTAAGtactaaaatgtaatgttaaaatcggATTTTGTTTTGCCTACGGCCATCGATATCGGGACAGTTTAAATCCAACACCATGGACAAAGTCAATgagatgaaaaaataaatgtataaaactcttATACGTAAGTACATAAGTTAAGGTCAGATGTGTAGTTACGTGATTTCTCTCACACATTTCATCCATGAAATATCtacttgtaaataataacaaatataccaACTATTCACGGTTTTTAACCACAAGTaacttttctttgtttattccaaattttaagttataaaattacgAGTTATAAGTATTCTTTCCGATTTCACAATGTCAATTAAATGTCCATAcaacactgaaataaataaatacaaaagtacagattagtttatttattaaataaaatccatattttacttaaaaaaaatttcttgctAAACCAATACGAAAACTAATGGCTGTCTTGTAcgagaatttattaaaaaaatggtgcatattataaaaaagtaattatttatctagattataaatattttattacaagattCATTAGTACAGCTGTAGAGGATTCAAATCAAAACTctgaataaaatgataaaaataataaattatcgttTTCCCTTGCAAGTGAAATATCTAAGTGAAGTCTACGCAATTggttttcaaataataacttaattgtaCAAACCCAACAGTCTGATGTAATTGAGGTATTTGAGGAAGAGATGAAGAAATTTTAAACTGTGTGGGTTCACATAGATTCATCATAGAGCTGGCAGCTCCACGTTGATAGTGTTTGTTCTAAATTGAGATGTTGTATTTTTTAGATATCTTGCATCCTTTTTGGAATTACGAGTTCCAGGGTGTCTACCAGGGTTATTTTCTATCTTTGATGTCGTACAGTCTGCTGTTCTGAAGAACGGTGTCAGTTGGAAACACACAGAGAGTTTTTCAACTGCAGAAGAACTCTGTGAAGTTAATACGTGGATTGAGATACagtcccccccacccccccccccccccacccccccccccccccacccccccccccccccacccccccccccccccacccccccccccccccacccccccccccatagcAGCATTAGATCGGACCTTACGCGATTTCGGACCAGACTCCGATCTTACAGGACAATAAATATAACCTTTTAGGATTTTTATGCAAGAATgatctttgaatatttttggaGTCTGTAAACAGACTATATGCCCAAAATTGCAGCAATAAATCCATAAATAGTGTTCTACTTCAAGGAACCATTATGGTTAGAAGGCCACTCCCTTATTGAATTCATCTATTATTTTAGGGTTTTATCATTGTTGgctgttaaaaattgaattacataCTTAAGTCCTAAAATTCTTAGATCAAAGAATTCTGTAATTTTCTGAATTACCATTTTTTTTGTTACAGGTGTGGTTCCAGAACCGTAGGGCCAAGTGGAGAAAGAAGGAGCGACACCAAGAAGGGAGACCAGGGAAAGGGCCTTGCCCACAACGGCTCACCCTGGTCACCTGCTCTCCGGAGAGCCAATCCCCTGCCGAGGAACTGAGGCCGGAAAGAGATTGAGAGGCGGCAGAAGAAAACTATTGAAGAGTCTGGAATCGTCCCCCAGCAGCGCAAGCTGGCCCGCCAAGGGGGTTAACGTGGACCTGGAGACTTTAAGGAGGGAGTAGGGAGGCGGCAACAGGCCAGTGGTTATTGTTAGGGGAACAATATAGGTAACCTGCGTgtcagaaaataattataatcggTTAAGTTTAGGTTATTTTAGACTGTTTATAATTGTTTCTATTctggagaaataaaaaaactgtctctTCTTCGGTTAACTCTTCCCAAAAAGATCTAAAACATGCAATCAAacttatgaattaatattaaatattggaatatatctTATATGCAGCaattgaaaaaaaaccaaaatatatttgcaatgagATTTATAGTAACTTTTGTCCCATGGAATGAAATAAAGAACATTGGTATAGTATTTGGATTGTTTCCACTCGGAAAATCTTCCAATGGtcacagaaaattaaataaatgcatttgcgtaaataaatcaattacatacaattttagtttttgacaatattacaattttaatttaactgtaaattagatttttaagaacattatattaatatatacgtGTTATATAAGTACttcatagttataataattaataaaatcataaaaaatattttatataagttattaaaaataaaaaacctatattatgacctaaattaatgttttatggttttgaaataataaaaacacacaaaaaaggATAGCTTAGAATAAATTGAGTGGCAGGGCAAATTCCCGAAAAAGATTTATTgtaagaataaaatgtataaacacaatgtttttttcCCAGCTCCCTTGATGTGGGAATAAATATATGAAACgcattttaaaaaaaggtaaaaatagtGCTGGCAATTTTAAccgtttatttaatatttttctggttTCCTTTGTCTAATATGGCTAATTCATATTGGGCGATTGTAAAGTGATCCTTGAGTTTTAAACTAAAAGAagtactttttagttttaataattcattttaggtTAATTTAAGTTTCCATTTATTGGTGTAACCTGTattcctaaaaaattttaaaataactctcCTGTTTTTCCCAGGGAAGTCGAAGGACCTGCAATAGTACCCAAGGGGGTGACCCAGAGCCTCCTGGACTCCTCCAGCTGCTGCAGCAACTCCAGTACCAACCCGCGACATCGAAATCGATGTGGTCGGTGACGAGGAGGCAGACTTCCGTCCATCCCTCCAAGGATTGGGGGCCACCACCGTAGATAAGACCAGGAGGACTGAAAACCCCTTCAGCATAGAGAGTTTGCTGAGTATGGGTGCCACCCTACCGTCCTCCCAACAGTCACCTTTACCGCCCTTGCCGTCTTTGCCGTCTCTGCCGCCCCCCGCCCCCGCAGTTGTGAAGGTGGCACGTCCGCCGACCCAAGGGGAT from Homalodisca vitripennis isolate AUS2020 chromosome 2, UT_GWSS_2.1, whole genome shotgun sequence encodes the following:
- the LOC124355651 gene encoding LOW QUALITY PROTEIN: homeobox protein unc-4 homolog (The sequence of the model RefSeq protein was modified relative to this genomic sequence to represent the inferred CDS: inserted 2 bases in 1 codon; deleted 2 bases in 2 codons), which encodes MAERSMTSDFGSDLEVAQVQILPVTVELFITTSKLVLYRLSSLFSLIESSHRRPQDGGGGGAMTATSKAAARPATACLISSPSRQLFCYYMCVWFQNRRAKWRKKERHQEGRPGKGPCPQRLTLVTCSPESQSPAEELRRKEIERRQKKTIEESGIVPQQRKLAAKGVNVDLETLRREEVEGPAIVPKGVTQSLLDSSSCCSNSSTXTRDIEIDVVGDEEADFRPSLQGLGATTVDKTRRTENPFSIESLLSMGATLPSSQQSPLPPLPSLPSLPPPAPAVVKVARPPTQGDSRTSREQFL